A stretch of Nonomuraea africana DNA encodes these proteins:
- a CDS encoding reductase, with amino-acid sequence MRTVCVIGGSRYFGRHLVESLSATAEVTLLNRGSAPPPPGVRQLVADRNSASAMARALGDQTFDVVIDQVCYTPGQARIAREVFAGRTRRYVLTSTIEVYADLRHSGPVTEAAVDPLTLPVRPGLPEYAYGDGKRQAEAVLAQDPVFDLVSVRSAHVLGGQDFTGRLAHYKERIGQGRPVAVHADPKPACFINDREIAAVLEWAARADFTGAVNACSYGELDVHDLCEAIAAEVGRRPVYERGASPYSFDRYYAMDNGRAASLGFPFSNVHDWLRKAVACA; translated from the coding sequence ATGAGAACCGTGTGCGTCATCGGCGGCAGCCGCTACTTCGGCCGCCACCTGGTCGAGTCCTTGTCCGCCACCGCGGAGGTCACCCTGCTCAACAGGGGCTCCGCGCCGCCACCCCCGGGGGTCCGGCAGCTGGTCGCCGACAGGAACTCCGCCTCGGCCATGGCGCGCGCCCTGGGCGATCAGACCTTCGACGTCGTCATCGACCAGGTCTGCTACACCCCCGGCCAGGCGCGGATCGCCCGGGAGGTCTTCGCGGGCCGTACCCGCCGTTACGTGCTGACCTCGACGATCGAGGTGTACGCCGACCTCCGGCACAGCGGGCCCGTGACGGAGGCGGCGGTGGATCCGCTGACCTTGCCGGTACGGCCCGGCCTGCCGGAGTACGCCTACGGCGACGGCAAGCGGCAGGCCGAGGCGGTCCTCGCCCAGGACCCGGTGTTCGACCTCGTCAGCGTGCGCAGCGCCCACGTGCTCGGCGGCCAGGACTTCACCGGCCGCCTCGCCCACTACAAGGAGCGGATCGGGCAGGGCCGCCCCGTCGCCGTCCACGCCGATCCGAAGCCGGCCTGCTTCATCAACGACAGGGAGATCGCCGCCGTCCTCGAGTGGGCCGCACGCGCGGACTTCACCGGCGCCGTCAACGCCTGCTCGTACGGCGAGCTGGACGTCCACGACCTGTGCGAGGCGATCGCCGCCGAGGTCGGCAGGCGGCCGGTGTACGAGCGGGGCGCGTCGCCCTACTCCTTCGACCGCTACTACGCGATGGACAACGGCCGCGCCGCGAGCCTCGGCTTCCCCTTCTCGAACGTGCACGACTGGCTGAGGAAGGCCGTGGCATGCGCCTGA
- a CDS encoding LysR family transcriptional regulator, whose translation MIDVARLRVLREVARHGSFSKAAAALLFTPSAVSQQISALERAVGAPVVERSTRGVELTEAGRLLVESADAIFAELHRTRERISRLTTGRSRLTVATFTSGGRRLLPYALERFVAARPDVEVNVVEGEPEVSLSLVREGKADLAVAYHFDEPLPISTGLHWTPLMDDLMSVALPPGHPLERRDDLDLAELAAESWVIGCTKTEGFLRRYAAAAGFELRVSGSTTDYFFAQALVAAGLGVTLVPELGLDPGAADATLVPIRPPRPARYVGVATSRRHHSPLVEAMSGALREAASQLVDRTSSSRVTGRSNSRQRGRTPSATAMSSPEPNLSASIVTETPTPGSTSQNT comes from the coding sequence ATGATCGACGTGGCGCGCCTGCGGGTGCTGCGGGAGGTGGCCAGGCACGGCAGCTTCAGCAAGGCCGCGGCCGCGCTGCTGTTCACGCCGTCGGCGGTCTCTCAGCAGATCTCCGCGCTGGAGCGTGCGGTGGGCGCGCCGGTGGTCGAGCGCAGCACGCGCGGAGTGGAGCTCACCGAGGCGGGGCGGCTGCTCGTCGAGTCGGCCGACGCGATCTTCGCCGAACTGCACCGCACCCGCGAGCGGATCAGCCGGCTGACGACGGGACGCAGCAGGCTGACGGTCGCCACCTTCACCAGCGGCGGACGCCGCCTGCTGCCGTACGCCCTGGAACGGTTCGTCGCCGCCCGGCCCGACGTCGAGGTCAACGTCGTGGAGGGCGAGCCGGAGGTCAGCCTGTCGCTGGTGCGCGAAGGAAAGGCCGATCTGGCCGTCGCCTACCATTTCGACGAGCCGCTGCCGATCTCCACAGGGCTGCACTGGACCCCGCTCATGGACGATCTCATGTCGGTGGCGCTGCCCCCCGGCCACCCGCTGGAGCGCAGAGACGATCTCGACCTGGCCGAGCTCGCCGCCGAGTCGTGGGTGATCGGGTGCACCAAGACCGAGGGCTTCCTGCGCCGCTACGCGGCCGCGGCGGGGTTCGAGCTGCGGGTCTCGGGCAGCACGACCGACTACTTCTTCGCCCAGGCCCTGGTCGCGGCGGGGCTGGGCGTCACGCTGGTGCCCGAGCTCGGACTCGACCCAGGAGCCGCCGACGCCACGCTCGTGCCGATCCGCCCGCCGCGTCCGGCCAGGTACGTCGGGGTCGCGACCTCGCGCAGGCACCACTCGCCGCTGGTCGAGGCGATGAGCGGCGCGCTGCGCGAGGCCGCGTCTCAGCTCGTGGACCGGACGAGCTCCTCGAGGGTCACCGGTCGCTCGAACAGCCGTCAGCGCGGGCGGACGCCTTCGGCCACCGCCATGAGCTCACCGGAGCCGAATCTCTCGGCGTCGATCGTGACGGAGACGCCGACGCCCGGCTCCACCAGCCAGAACACGTGA
- a CDS encoding alkaline phosphatase PhoX, with protein MTGLDRRSFLGRGLTTAGGVLASGIAVQTLGAHASWADAGRPAADPGAAGYGPLRRTPSKNTGEELLALPAGFSYVVLGKTGTPMTDGVPTPIAHDGMAAFPGTRRHTVRLIRNHEVRTPPGSPTGRVHVPGSQRYDELGVAGTTTLEVDLRTGEVLRHFVSLSGTIVNCAGGMMLHRRGWLTCEETTAGPKQGWQRKHGYIFQVPLDGPEPGRPAASMPLTAMGRFSHEAIAVDPRTGYVYETEDDSGKPDGFYRFRPHDARDLSAGGVLEMLKVQGVDNYDCREGQKMGARLPVEWVVIDDPDPDLENGAQTCTQQGLAKGGAKFNRLEGCWYGDGGIFFNSTSGGDAKNGDAPNADGFREGYGQVWQLVPGRGQRGDTLVLVYESPGRKELDSPDNLTFTPRGGIVLCEDDASSADADPHPLAPGLTNVNRLIGLAPGGQPFEFAVNISDDSEFAGACFSPDGSVMFVNNLGSTVELDPPGRTYAIRGPWRRGPL; from the coding sequence ATGACCGGGCTTGATCGACGATCCTTCCTTGGCCGCGGCCTCACCACCGCCGGTGGTGTGCTGGCTAGCGGCATCGCCGTCCAGACCCTGGGCGCCCACGCCTCCTGGGCCGACGCCGGGCGGCCCGCCGCCGATCCGGGCGCGGCGGGGTACGGCCCCCTGCGCCGTACCCCCTCGAAGAACACCGGAGAGGAGCTACTCGCCCTGCCGGCGGGCTTCTCCTATGTCGTGCTCGGCAAGACCGGCACGCCCATGACCGACGGGGTGCCGACGCCCATCGCGCACGACGGCATGGCCGCCTTCCCCGGCACCCGCCGCCACACTGTCCGCCTGATCCGCAACCACGAGGTGCGCACCCCGCCGGGATCGCCGACGGGACGGGTGCACGTGCCCGGCTCCCAGCGCTACGACGAGCTCGGCGTCGCCGGCACCACCACCCTAGAGGTGGACCTCCGCACCGGTGAGGTGCTGCGGCACTTCGTCAGCCTCAGCGGCACCATCGTCAACTGCGCCGGCGGAATGATGCTGCACCGTCGTGGCTGGCTGACGTGCGAGGAGACCACGGCCGGCCCGAAGCAGGGCTGGCAGCGCAAGCACGGCTACATCTTCCAGGTGCCCCTGGACGGCCCCGAGCCGGGCAGGCCCGCCGCCTCGATGCCGCTCACGGCGATGGGACGCTTCTCCCACGAGGCGATCGCGGTCGATCCCCGTACGGGTTACGTCTACGAGACCGAGGACGACTCCGGCAAGCCCGACGGCTTCTACCGCTTCCGCCCCCATGACGCCCGCGATCTGTCCGCGGGCGGCGTCCTGGAGATGCTCAAGGTCCAGGGCGTCGACAACTACGACTGCAGGGAGGGCCAGAAGATGGGCGCCCGGCTCCCGGTGGAATGGGTCGTCATCGACGATCCCGACCCCGACCTGGAGAACGGCGCGCAGACCTGCACGCAGCAGGGGCTGGCGAAGGGCGGCGCGAAGTTCAACCGCCTCGAGGGCTGCTGGTACGGCGACGGCGGCATCTTCTTCAACTCCACCAGCGGCGGTGACGCCAAGAACGGCGACGCGCCCAACGCCGACGGCTTCAGGGAGGGGTACGGGCAGGTCTGGCAGCTGGTCCCGGGCCGCGGTCAGCGCGGCGACACGCTGGTGCTGGTCTACGAGTCGCCCGGCCGCAAGGAGCTCGACTCACCGGACAACCTGACCTTCACGCCGCGCGGCGGGATCGTCCTGTGCGAGGACGACGCCTCGTCGGCCGACGCGGACCCGCATCCGCTCGCGCCGGGGCTGACCAACGTCAATCGCCTGATCGGGCTGGCGCCGGGCGGCCAGCCGTTCGAGTTCGCCGTCAACATCAGCGACGACAGCGAGTTCGCCGGAGCGTGTTTCAGCCCCGACGGGTCCGTCATGTTCGTCAACAACCTCGGCTCCACCGTCGAGCTCGACCCGCCGGGGCGTACCTACGCCATCCGCGGACCGTGGCGGCGCGGGCCGCTGTGA
- a CDS encoding S8 family serine peptidase, translated as MRTSLLTVLLAGALVAAFSPAAGADAEPARDYIVVLQDGADSPSVANEHARDKGAVPGRVYRHALRGYSAKMTPAAARAIAQDSRVRWVQPDGVVSISAQTLPTGIDRVDADASPTARIDGSDQRVNVDVAVIDTGVDLDHPDLNVHTAGAVNCSSGRSADDGNGHGTHVAGTIGALDNADGVVGVAPGARIWPVRVLNNRGSGSWSDVICGIDYVTAHASEIEVANMSLGGLGADDGNCGNTNNDAMHKAICASVAAGVTYAVAAGNESDNAANHVPAAYDEVITVSALADFNGLPGGGAAATCRSDVDDTFAGFSNFGADVDLIAPGVCILSTWKGGGYNTISGTSMATPHVAGGAALYKATHAGASPATVKSALQTAGTTDWNAADDPDGTKERLLNVATF; from the coding sequence GTGCGCACGTCCCTCCTCACCGTCCTGTTAGCCGGTGCCCTCGTGGCGGCCTTCAGCCCCGCCGCAGGCGCCGACGCCGAACCTGCCCGCGACTACATCGTGGTGCTCCAGGACGGCGCCGACTCCCCATCCGTCGCGAACGAGCACGCCCGAGACAAGGGCGCCGTGCCCGGCCGCGTCTACCGCCACGCCCTTCGCGGGTACTCCGCGAAGATGACCCCCGCCGCCGCCAGGGCGATCGCCCAGGACTCCCGCGTCCGCTGGGTCCAGCCCGACGGCGTGGTGAGCATCAGCGCGCAGACCCTGCCGACCGGGATCGACCGGGTCGACGCGGACGCCAGCCCGACCGCCCGGATCGACGGGTCCGACCAGCGGGTGAACGTCGACGTGGCGGTCATCGACACCGGCGTCGACCTGGACCACCCCGACCTGAACGTGCACACCGCGGGCGCCGTGAACTGCTCGAGCGGGCGCAGTGCCGACGACGGCAACGGCCACGGCACCCACGTCGCCGGCACGATCGGCGCGCTGGACAACGCCGACGGCGTCGTCGGCGTGGCGCCGGGCGCCCGGATCTGGCCGGTGCGCGTGCTCAACAACCGGGGCAGCGGCAGCTGGTCCGACGTCATCTGTGGCATCGACTACGTCACCGCGCATGCGAGCGAGATCGAGGTCGCGAACATGAGCCTCGGCGGCCTCGGCGCCGACGACGGCAACTGCGGCAACACCAACAACGACGCGATGCACAAGGCGATCTGCGCCTCGGTCGCGGCGGGCGTGACCTACGCGGTCGCCGCCGGCAACGAGAGCGACAACGCCGCCAACCACGTGCCCGCCGCGTACGACGAGGTCATCACGGTCAGCGCGCTGGCCGACTTCAACGGCCTGCCGGGCGGCGGCGCCGCCGCCACCTGCCGGAGCGACGTCGACGACACCTTCGCCGGCTTCTCCAACTTCGGCGCGGACGTCGACCTCATCGCCCCGGGCGTGTGCATCCTGTCCACCTGGAAGGGCGGCGGGTACAACACGATCTCCGGCACCTCGATGGCCACCCCGCACGTCGCGGGCGGCGCGGCCCTCTACAAGGCCACCCACGCGGGGGCGAGTCCCGCCACGGTGAAGTCGGCGCTCCAGACGGCCGGCACCACCGACTGGAACGCCGCCGACGACCCTGACGGCACCAAGGAGCGACTGCTCAACGTCGCCACCTTCTGA
- a CDS encoding SpoIIE family protein phosphatase encodes MVDPFGHHPGGPSPPGGLLDMLNVAAVVVDTGGRIVLWSPQAEQLFGYPTQEALGQYAGRLLVDPEHLTLVMELFEEVMETGRPWVGVFPVRVKDGSIRQVEFRNMRLQDDRHNLYALAIATDQATVRQVETDLALSDKLIDQSPIGLAILDTDLRYVTVNPALERINGRPAAEHTGRTVHEVLTFVDAAAVEAAMRQVLATGVPLIDLHEVDLPSGQHAWSTSYYRLEDTAGHVLGVAVSVVDVTERHKAAVEAAVARRRLAMVAEATVRVGTTLDLQRTARELAEVVVPDLADLATVDVLEEILTDRRAESQDDGLARFRALAVVSAYPTEAIGAADPVDEVVTYDADRLAARCVTSAAPILVPRVEPSALHRIARDAAAAVHLSGAGVHSYLAVPLIARGEVLGVLCMVRARNQTPFDQEDLVLATELASRAAVCIDNARLYRNERNTVLTLQRSLLPQPPPHRPGLKIAYRYLPAGAGNEVGGDWFDVIPLAEGKTALVVGDVMGSGIAAATTMGQLRTATSTLAALDLDPAEVLRHLDDIAAGLSRPFVTCVYAVCDPAHGRCRVSTAGHLPPVLVPAEGAPELVAIPPGAPLGVGGVDFTTVTLPLAPGSLLVLYTDGLVETRDEPIDQRLETLCRLLDGPRRPPEETCEALLRALRPPDDRDDVVLLVAHIRPGPAEGRPATG; translated from the coding sequence GTGGTCGACCCGTTCGGTCATCACCCCGGTGGGCCTTCCCCGCCCGGCGGTCTGCTCGACATGCTGAACGTCGCGGCCGTGGTGGTGGACACGGGCGGGCGGATCGTGCTGTGGAGCCCGCAGGCCGAGCAGCTGTTCGGTTACCCCACGCAAGAGGCGCTCGGCCAGTACGCCGGGCGGCTCCTGGTCGATCCCGAGCACCTGACCCTGGTCATGGAGCTGTTCGAGGAGGTGATGGAGACCGGCAGGCCGTGGGTCGGCGTCTTCCCCGTCCGGGTCAAGGACGGCTCGATCCGGCAGGTCGAGTTCCGCAACATGCGGCTGCAGGATGACCGGCACAACCTCTACGCGCTCGCGATCGCCACCGATCAGGCCACCGTACGCCAGGTGGAGACCGACCTGGCGCTGTCGGACAAGCTGATCGACCAGTCGCCGATCGGGCTGGCGATCCTGGACACCGACCTGCGCTACGTCACGGTCAACCCGGCCCTGGAGCGCATCAACGGCCGGCCCGCCGCCGAGCACACGGGACGCACCGTGCACGAGGTCCTGACCTTCGTGGACGCCGCCGCCGTCGAGGCCGCGATGCGCCAGGTCCTGGCCACCGGTGTGCCGCTGATCGACCTGCACGAGGTCGACCTGCCGAGCGGGCAGCACGCCTGGTCGACGTCCTACTACCGGCTGGAGGACACCGCGGGCCACGTCCTGGGCGTGGCGGTCTCCGTGGTGGACGTCACCGAACGGCACAAGGCGGCCGTCGAGGCCGCGGTCGCCCGCCGCAGGCTGGCCATGGTCGCCGAGGCCACCGTCCGCGTCGGCACCACGCTGGACCTGCAGCGGACCGCCCGCGAGCTGGCCGAGGTGGTCGTGCCCGACCTCGCCGACTTGGCCACGGTGGACGTGCTCGAGGAGATCCTGACCGACCGGCGGGCCGAGTCCCAGGACGACGGCCTCGCGCGGTTCCGCGCGCTGGCGGTGGTGTCGGCCTACCCCACCGAGGCCATCGGCGCCGCCGACCCCGTCGACGAGGTGGTGACGTACGACGCCGACCGGCTGGCCGCGCGGTGCGTGACGTCGGCCGCCCCGATCCTGGTGCCGCGCGTGGAGCCCTCGGCCCTGCACCGCATCGCCAGGGACGCCGCCGCCGCCGTCCACCTATCCGGCGCGGGCGTCCACTCCTATCTCGCGGTGCCGCTGATCGCCCGCGGCGAGGTCCTCGGCGTGCTGTGCATGGTACGGGCGCGCAACCAGACCCCGTTCGACCAGGAAGACCTCGTGCTGGCCACCGAGCTGGCGTCGCGGGCGGCGGTGTGCATCGACAACGCCCGCCTGTACCGCAACGAGCGGAACACCGTGCTCACCCTCCAGCGCAGTCTGCTGCCCCAGCCGCCGCCGCACCGGCCGGGGTTGAAGATCGCCTATCGCTACCTGCCCGCCGGAGCGGGGAACGAGGTCGGCGGGGACTGGTTCGACGTCATCCCGCTGGCCGAGGGGAAGACGGCGCTGGTCGTGGGCGACGTGATGGGCAGCGGCATCGCCGCGGCCACCACCATGGGGCAGCTGCGCACGGCGACCTCCACGCTGGCCGCGCTCGACCTCGACCCGGCCGAGGTACTGCGCCACCTCGACGACATCGCGGCCGGACTGAGCCGTCCCTTCGTCACCTGCGTCTACGCCGTCTGCGACCCGGCCCATGGCCGGTGCCGCGTCTCCACGGCCGGTCACCTGCCGCCGGTGCTCGTCCCCGCCGAGGGCGCGCCCGAACTCGTCGCCATCCCGCCCGGCGCGCCGCTGGGAGTGGGCGGGGTCGACTTCACCACGGTCACGCTCCCGCTGGCCCCCGGCAGCCTGCTGGTCCTCTACACCGACGGCCTGGTCGAGACCAGGGACGAGCCCATCGACCAGCGCCTGGAGACCCTCTGCCGGCTGCTGGACGGCCCCCGCCGCCCGCCGGAGGAGACCTGCGAGGCGCTGCTCCGCGCGCTGCGCCCGCCCGACGACAGGGACGACGTGGTCCTCCTCGTCGCCCACATCCGTCCCGGCCCAGCGGAGGGACGGCCGGCGACCGGGTGA